A DNA window from Hydra vulgaris chromosome 13, alternate assembly HydraT2T_AEP contains the following coding sequences:
- the LOC100199317 gene encoding uncharacterized protein LOC100199317 isoform X2, which produces MGIFDIFKSFFQSSPTTNGDPSRLPPNIENDLRRDILSNHEDINSIMTFTENNDTKHIMEEMESLFENFFNFGIKADNFFGSLPSNNHDENKTQSLRDKMLNEKEEVPFDEDRQFNFFTGNLPSIFKFPIENDIFRNTDETDEKQIYDEDFDSDISSGKKSLDDVLNEKTSHNSFNISSLPKNGIFNFSSTTKKINSDGYIETRTTKKLPDGSEQTVVSRSIGDQTHSVTSKKLASGEEIRTEDFVNMNQDELKAFDEKWNIKKGPLLPNGSSWGSFIPRPWSNPKL; this is translated from the exons ATGGGTATATTTgacattttcaaaagtttttttcaatctaGCCCAACTACCAATGGCGATCCATCACGTTTACCTCC aaatattgaaaatgatCTGAGACGAGATATCTTATCGAATCATGAAGATATCAACAGCATTATGACATTTACTGAAAATAATGATACAAAGCACATTATGGAGGAAATGGAGagtctttttgaaaattttttcaattttggaaTAAAAGCTGACAATTTTTTTGGATCTTTACCAA GTAATAACCATGATGAGAACAAAACACAAAGTCTTCGAGATAAAATGTTGAATGAAAAAGAAGAG gtTCCATTTGATGAAGATAGacagttcaatttttttactggAAATCTACCTTCAATA ttCAAGTTTCCAATTGAGAATGACATCTTTCGAAATACTGATGAAACagatgaaaaacaaatttatgatgaag ACTTTGATAGTGATATCAGTAGTGGAAAAAAGTCACTTGATGATGTATTGAATGAAAAGACATCTCACAATTCTTTTAATATCAGCTCATTACCCAAGAATgggatatttaatttttcaagtaCAACCAAGAAGATAAATTCAGATGGT taTATTGAAACTCGAACTACAAAAAAACTACCTGATGGTTCTGAGCAA acagtAGTCAGTCGCTCAATTGGGGACCAAACACATTCAGTTACCAGTAAAAAACTAGCGTCTGGAGAAGAGATAAGAACAGAAGATTTCGTTAATATGAATCAAG acgaGTTAAAAGCTTTTGATGAGAAATGGAACAtcaaaaaag GACCATTATTACCTAATGGTAGTTCTTGGGGAAGTTTTATACCGCGTCCGTGGTCGAATCCGAAATTGTAA
- the LOC124815548 gene encoding alpha-ketoglutarate dehydrogenase component 4 produces the protein MAIIRRIQTIFSFKYGVCFLSTNVKSRNPLIAFPKRPVIGNKDSDKNNAINLETSGLSPPSLLFSKKSTEKVFSTGHPTSVQTIYKSDGSSILITESLPLKYKRPLISNEEIEYIMRGGPDC, from the exons ATGGCGATCATCAGGCGTATTCaaacaatatttagttttaaatacgGAGTATGCTTCCTTAGCACAAACGTAAAGTCGAGAAATCCTCTAATAGCTTTCCCAAAAAGACCAGTTATTGGAAACAAag ATTCAGACAAAAACAATGCTATTAACCTCGAAACATCTGGTTTGAGTCCTccaagtttattattttcaaaaaaatctacaGAAAAGGTATTTTCTACAGGTCATCCAACTTCTGTGCAAACAATTTATAAGTCAGATGGGTCGTCAATTTTAATTACCGAGTCTTTGCCACTAAAATACAAAAGACCATTAATCAGCAATGAAGAAATAGAGTACATAATG